A DNA window from Paraburkholderia sp. IMGN_8 contains the following coding sequences:
- a CDS encoding long-chain fatty acid--CoA ligase — protein sequence MNERHHPHWPPQVPLHLTLPQTNIFYNAEVSAARFPDKPFIIFYDTPVTFAEFKDEAERIAGFLQQECDVKAGDRVLLYMQNSPQWIMAYYGILRANAVVVPVNPMNLTTELRHYVEDSGATTIIAPQCLFPQVEPLIGDAPDQGLKYAIVATYSDYLKRPSPITVPEFVSAARKTFDIPGVTPWRKVLERRIAPGALTTGPDDLCVMPYTSGTTGKPKGCMHTHRSVMSTLLGGCVWFSAPPDGTYLSVLPFFHVTGMQGGMNSAVFSGTTIIVLPRWDRDAAALCMQKYRVTAWQSISTMMVDFLSNPKLGEYDLSSLSGARGGGAAMPDAIAKKLKTLTGLDYVEGYGMSETIAGTHINPPHRPKPQCLGIPVFDVDSRVIDPATLQELPAGETGEIVVNAPQVMLGYWRDPKATQEAFIELDGKRFLRTGDLGHIDEDGYFFMTDRLKRMINASGYKVWPAEVEALMYRHPAIHEVCVIGVKDEKRGETVKALVVPDAAHAGTIDESEIIAWAREQMAPYKAPRIVEFVTSLPKSGSGKILWRKLQEEDAARTDANASNGTRGGAPQ from the coding sequence CATCTAACGCTGCCGCAGACCAACATTTTCTACAACGCCGAGGTATCGGCGGCGCGCTTTCCCGACAAGCCCTTCATCATCTTCTACGACACGCCGGTCACCTTCGCCGAGTTCAAGGACGAAGCCGAGCGGATCGCGGGATTTCTCCAGCAGGAATGCGACGTCAAAGCCGGCGACCGCGTGCTGCTCTACATGCAGAACAGCCCGCAATGGATCATGGCCTACTACGGCATCCTGCGCGCAAATGCGGTGGTCGTGCCGGTCAATCCGATGAACCTGACCACCGAGTTGCGTCACTACGTGGAGGACAGCGGTGCGACCACGATCATCGCGCCGCAATGCCTGTTTCCACAGGTCGAACCGCTGATCGGCGATGCACCCGACCAGGGACTCAAGTATGCAATCGTCGCCACGTATAGCGATTATCTGAAGCGGCCCTCGCCGATTACGGTCCCCGAGTTCGTATCTGCTGCGCGTAAAACGTTCGACATACCGGGTGTTACACCGTGGCGCAAGGTGCTCGAACGGCGCATCGCGCCAGGTGCGCTCACCACCGGCCCCGACGACCTCTGCGTGATGCCGTACACGTCGGGCACGACCGGTAAACCGAAGGGTTGCATGCACACGCATCGCAGCGTGATGAGCACGCTGCTCGGCGGTTGCGTGTGGTTCTCGGCGCCGCCGGACGGCACGTATCTATCGGTGCTGCCGTTTTTTCACGTGACCGGCATGCAGGGCGGCATGAACAGCGCGGTCTTTTCCGGCACGACGATCATCGTGCTGCCGCGCTGGGATCGCGATGCGGCGGCGCTATGCATGCAGAAATATCGCGTGACCGCGTGGCAGTCGATTTCGACGATGATGGTCGATTTCCTGTCGAATCCGAAGCTCGGCGAATACGATCTGTCGAGTCTGAGTGGCGCGCGCGGCGGCGGCGCGGCGATGCCCGATGCGATCGCTAAAAAGCTCAAGACGTTGACCGGGCTCGATTACGTCGAAGGCTACGGAATGTCGGAGACGATCGCGGGCACGCACATCAATCCGCCGCATCGTCCGAAGCCGCAGTGCCTCGGCATCCCGGTGTTCGACGTCGACTCGCGCGTGATCGATCCGGCCACGTTGCAGGAGCTTCCCGCAGGCGAAACCGGCGAGATCGTCGTGAATGCGCCGCAGGTGATGCTCGGTTACTGGCGCGATCCGAAGGCCACGCAAGAGGCGTTCATCGAACTCGACGGCAAGCGTTTTCTGCGTACCGGCGACCTCGGCCATATCGACGAAGACGGCTATTTCTTCATGACCGACCGCCTCAAACGGATGATCAATGCGTCGGGCTATAAGGTTTGGCCCGCCGAAGTAGAAGCGCTGATGTACCGGCATCCGGCGATCCACGAGGTCTGCGTGATCGGCGTGAAAGACGAGAAGCGCGGCGAGACCGTGAAGGCGCTGGTGGTGCCGGACGCGGCGCATGCGGGCACGATCGACGAAAGCGAGATTATTGCGTGGGCGCGTGAGCAGATGGCGCCGTACAAAGCGCCGCGTATCGTCGAGTTCGTGACGTCGTTGCCCAAGTCGGGCAGCGGCAAGATCTTGTGGCGCAAGCTGCAGGAAGAGGATGCGGCGCGCACCGACGCCAATGCGAGCAACGGAACCCGCGGAGGTGCTCCGCAATGA